In Aspergillus nidulans FGSC A4 chromosome II, a single window of DNA contains:
- a CDS encoding protein podB (transcript_id=CADANIAT00004276) has product MAAKMNKFRFGDSDESASDDDTSSLPFPEPLSRSSFLAPDFDPATYLSSLTNRHQSLEDLRQELRNLDQLLSRELLDLVNENYQDFLSLGSALEGGEEKVEQVRVGLLAFQRDVQSIRDKVEARQREVAGLLNEKKRLRANANIGCALLEFADRIEELEKRLMIGEQTPQEKPAELSDTDSDFLESEDEDETEDEDRGDNAPPLVSLKRLERHLQKHLKKRSKRERSGTPKRWPFCVYTNSWGRIRVLCPP; this is encoded by the exons ATGGCCGCCAAAATGAACAAGTTTCGC TTCGGTGACTCTGATGAATCGGCATCAGACGACGATACCTCCAGTCTTCCATTCCCCGAGCCCTTGTCCCGATCTTCGTTTCTTGCTCCAGACTTCGATCCAGCGACGTATCTCTCCTCCCTGACCAACCGTCACCAGAGTCTCGAGGACCTGCGCCAGGAATTACGCAATCTAGACCAATTGCTCAGCCGCGAACTATTGGATCTGGTCAATGAGAACTACCAGGACTTTCTGTCATTAGGTAGTGCGcttgagggaggagaggagaaagttGAGCAAGTTCGCGTCGGACTTCTCGCGTTTCAACGCGATGTCCAGTCAATCAGGGATAAAGTCGAGGCGAGGCAGAGGGAAGTCGCGGGATTGTTGAACGAAAAGAAGCGGCTGAGGGCAAATGCGAACATTGGGTGTGCGCTGCTGGAATTTGCGGATCGGATTGAGGAGTTGGAAAAGAGATTAATGATAGGGGAGCAAACGCCACAGGAGAAGCCGGCGGAGCTGTCTGATACAGATTCGGATTTCCTGGAgagtgaagacgaggacgagacggaggatgaagatcgcGGCGACAATGCACCTCCGCTTGTCTCGCTCAAACGGCTTGAGCGCCATCTACAGAA GCACTTGAAGAAACGAAGCAAGCGCGAGAGAAGCGGGACACCAAAACGCTGGCCGTTTTGCGTCTATACAAACTCATGGGGGAGGATACGAGTGCTGTGTCCGCCCTAA
- a CDS encoding uncharacterized protein (transcript_id=CADANIAT00004277): protein MPASSRLNQEHDRCPDKADYAYPMHASLSDTASARAACVSLCNVLDCPYVSVSVFVARHNWPPPLMEMDRTPSGRLSSHFDAMRRPLSSSSPRQRSQQHATAPSSSSLSSPETAGFLRQANTSPNPCRYESLDETACAYRISALRHLHGNSAPKPLSWKTRQAAAYNPSSSKSSSLASQPVLVRSYSGDPNDNSDPSKMPARRSFLFSRAPNNQQRREPEPELPAGEEFSIDGILRAIEPNIRSTLDSIGEICGRSKLSLANEYGSHIAPLGEIRAPPGGLVTVEEASSVHEEHSGDNVVIYDDDNPVDGRDHTPFSNYTFFDALLPPITAPSQPVPTNDHLDHQSTGQLPTKREFASKPKAGGRALLGIAERDNDRVQNILTPALVSEILLDAQANGRLKSDHLPGQLSQADLSSQWTDCGKSSDVQSLFRWLKQAAWSDGCSIEQQSAESRLRATLERQSEPVSS, encoded by the exons ATGCCTGCATCTTCCCGCCTCAATCAGGAGCACGACAGGTGTCCCGACAAGGCCGATTATGCTTATCCGATGCACGCCAGCTTGTCTGACACCGCCTCAGCTCGTGCAGCCTGTGTTTCTCTATGCAATGTGCTGGACTGCCCCTACGTGTCTGTCTCAGTGTTTGTGGCCCGACA CAACTGGCCGCCTCCTCTGATGGAAATGGATCGCACGCCATCTGGCAGGTTGTCCTCCCACTTCGATGCAATGCGACGACCactatcctcttcgtctccacGGCAGAGGTCGCAGCAGCACGCCActgcgccctcttcttcttcgttgTCCTCCCCTGAAACCGCTGGTTTCTTGCGGCAAGCGAACACCAGCCCGAATCCCTGTCGATATGAATCCCTAGATGAGACTGCTTGCGCTTATCGCATATCTGCGTTACGCCATCTTCACGGCAACAGCGCTCCCAAGCCCTTGTCCTGGAAGACGCGCCAAGCAGCAGCCTATAAtcctagcagcagcaagtCTTCGAGCTTAGCTTCGCAGCCCGTTCTTGTCAGATCTTACTCGGGAGATCCTAATGATAACTCCGATCCATCCAAGATGCCTGCACGGCGGTCATTTCTATTCTCGAGGGCCCCCAACAATCAGCAACGACGcgagcccgagcccgagCTCCCGGCTGGCGAAGAGTTCAGTATTGACGGCATCCTTCGTGCGATCGAGCCGAATATTCGCAGCACGCTCGACTCAATCGGGGAGATCTGCGGTCGTAGCAAGCTCAGTCTCGCCAACGAGTATGGCAGTCATATTGCGCCTCTAGGCGAGATTCGTGCGCCGCCTGGGGGGCTTGTTACTGTTGAAGAGGCCAGCTCTGTTCATGAGGAACACTCTGGCGATAATGTGGTTATttatgatgatgacaatCCTGTCGACGGCAGGGACCACACTCCATTCTCAAATTACACCTTCTTCGacgcccttcttcctcccatcACCGCACCCTCGCAGCCTGTACCTACGAACGATCATCTAGACCATCAATCGACCGGCCAGCTTCCTACTAAGCGCGAGTTTGCATCCAAACCCAAAGCTGGCGGACGGGCGTTGTTAGGGATAGCTGAAAGAGACAATGACCGAGTTCAAAATATCCTCACTCCGGCTCTAGTATCGGAGATCCTTCTCGATGCCCAAGCCAATGGCCGTCTGAAATCTGACCATCTTCCCGGCCAGCTGTCCCAGGCAGACCTATCGAGCCAGTGGACAGACTGCGGCAAGTCGTCCGATGTGCAGTCACTCTTCCGCTGGCTGAAACAAGC